The region CGCTGGTCCAGCGCTACGGCGCCCACGGACTGCTCGGCTGGGGTGCGGGGTTCGGCACGCTGCGAGAGATCGGCCCGCTCCTGACCGCGCTGATGATCTCGGGCCGCGTGGGTGCGAACAACACCGCCGAGCTCGGCACCATGGTGGTGACCGAACAGATCGACGCCCTGCGCGCGCTCGCCATCGATCCGATCGGATTCCTGATCGTGCCGCGCTTCATCGGGGTGGTCACCACGCTATTCCTGTCGACTATTTTCGCCGACGTGCTCGCGCTGCTCGGCGCGGCTTATGCCGGCAAGGGCATCCTCGGCGTCGATCCGCTGGTCTTCCTCAACGGTCTGACCAGCGGGCTGCTCGGTCTGGGCGACGTGTTCCACGGGCTGATCAAGAGTGTCGTTTTCGGCATCGTGATCGCGCTCGCCAGCTGCCAGTTCGGCATGGCAACGAGCGGCGGCGCGCCCGGCGTCGGACGCGCGGTCAACGCGACGGTCGTGGTCAGTGCGGCCGGCATCTTCGTGCTCGACTACATCGTGTCCTTCGCGATCGGCTGACATGACGGAGAGCCCCGCACCATCCGCAGAGAGCAGCGTCGGACACATCGACGAGGACGCCGTCACGCGCGAGCGCACGGGACTCGCGTGGGTCGGCGGCTCCGTGCTCGATCTCTTGGCCGCCGGCCAGGCGCTCTACTCGGTGTTCGTCAAGACGCTGTACTACTCGGCGCGCGGGGTGCGCCAACCCGGCGCGGTGGCGCGCCAGATGTACGAGATCGGCAACAAGAGCCTGGTCTTTCTGTGCGTCGTCATGGGTTTCA is a window of Myxococcales bacterium DNA encoding:
- a CDS encoding ABC transporter permease, which produces MAASPVATSRALSPFAALGGFFLATSEVVGGMGVMLGRIVSRLVRFQFDRSELLKNLYKMGVKSVPIVVVTALFTGGIMVIQAAPLVQRYGAHGLLGWGAGFGTLREIGPLLTALMISGRVGANNTAELGTMVVTEQIDALRALAIDPIGFLIVPRFIGVVTTLFLSTIFADVLALLGAAYAGKGILGVDPLVFLNGLTSGLLGLGDVFHGLIKSVVFGIVIALASCQFGMATSGGAPGVGRAVNATVVVSAAGIFVLDYIVSFAIG